Proteins encoded together in one Oncorhynchus masou masou isolate Uvic2021 chromosome 3, UVic_Omas_1.1, whole genome shotgun sequence window:
- the LOC135507791 gene encoding protocadherin-8-like translates to MGMRGWNWWVLVGIPLAVLPTLTQGKTVKYETFEEDAPATIIGNLAKDISSSPSSGSKTNFRMMKQFNSSFIRLRESDGQLTIGERIDRERICKHTLHCLVAFDVVSFSKEQFKLIHVEVEVKDINDNSPEFPRKESSLEISENTAVGTRIPLDFAVDEDVGVNYIQSYQISVNSHFTIDVLSRADGVKYAELVLMKELDRETQASYALELVAMDGGNPSRTGSTRINIKVKDYNDNSPLFDRSSFTVDLPEDAPVGFLLLDLNAEDPDEGLNGEVVYGFGHQVPSEIRQLFRVDRKTGRLTLESPIDFESKKTYEFNVQAADLGLNPSPAICKIVVRVQDVNDNAPEISITPMTSITAGIAYITEAASRDSFVALVSTSDMDSGANGQVHCTLYGHDHFRLQQAYEDSFMIVSTSPLDREKIPEYNLTVVAEDLGSPPFRTITQYTIRLMDENDNAPVFSKSAYEVAVVENNTPGAYITTVVARDMDLGHNGKVIYKLADTYIMGSPVSTFVSLDPASGSIYALRSFNYEVMKQLELCITASDGGSPPLTGTASIHVRIVDQNDNAPVINQPALNNGSSEILLPRDAPSGYVITRVEARDADEGVNAELSYRLASGEGSVFSVNKATGEVYLNRELSHDVDETLHMTVTVSDNGRPALTATATLHFLIIVGAPPNDRPVYWAGSGEAGEHAQWDLSVVIIVVLAGSCTLLLLAIILIATTCNRRKRDKTGDDTDSYGEKETLERGKNISDNPLLPLHGTMGGFEAHTFSSQPGFTGGHTGSSDLCSTSEDGREAPCVYEPDSKPKGYSTLPGYGNSYNNGKEAVRPITIWKGNSYTTISARDPAFSGKDSGKGDSDFNDSDSDISGTDLKKEGVPVHPMGCHSGLWACTSECKVLGHSDRCWSPSAVRAHIGPSLVPTPTSQTVSSFNSFSKTASLPRDSLRRDNYYQAHIPKTTGLQSVYEKVLHKEYDYVLVTPPRPLRVQEISDITIPVYSPTTTRCPSNEV, encoded by the exons ATGGGTATGAGAGGGTGGAACTGGTGGGTGCTAGTGGGCATCCCACTGGCTGTCCTGCCCACTCTCACGCAGGGAAAGACAGTGAAGTACGAGACATTTGAGGAAGACGCCCCGGCAACTATCATTGGAAACTTGGCCAAGGACATTTCATCCAGCCCCTCCTCCGGCTCCAAGACAAATTTCAGGATGATGAAACAGTTCAACTCGTCTTTTATCCGTTTGAGGGAGAGCGACGGACAGCTGACTATCGGAGAgagaattgacagagagagaatctGTAAACACACCCTTCACTGCCTCGTCGCCTTTGATGTGGTAAGCTTCTCCAAAGAGCAGTTCAAACTCATCCACGTCGAGGTAGAGGTCAAGGACATCAACGACAATTCCCCCGAGTTTCCACGGAAAGAGTCGAGTCTGGAGATCTCCGAAAACACAGCGGTGGGCACGCGGATCCCGTTAGACTTCGCTGTGGATGAAGATGTGGGGGTGAATTACATCCAGAGCTACCAGATCTCCGTTAACAGTCACTTCACCATAGACGTGCTCAGCAGAGCCGACGGGGTTAAATATGCGGAGCTCGTGCTCATGAAAGAGCTGGACCGTGAGACACAGGCTTCCTATGCGCTCGAGCTGGTTGCTATGGACGGCGGCAACCCGTCCCGCACGGGATCCACGCGCATCAACATCAAGGTGAAAGACTACAATGACAACAGCCCCTTGTTCGACAGGAGCAGTTTTACAGTGGACCTCCCTGAGGATGCACCAGTAGGGTTTCTCTTACTGGACCTGAACGCAGAAGACCCGGATGAGGGGCTGAATGGGGAGGTGGTGTATGGTTTTGGTCACCAGGTGCCATCCGAGATAAGACAACTTTTCAGAGTAGACCGCAAAACGGGAAGGCTCACCCTCGAGAGCCCCATTGACTTTGAGAGCAAGAAAACGTACGAATTCAATGTCCAGGCGGCTGACCTGGGTCTGAACCCAAGCCCGGCCATCTGTAAGATAGTGGTGCGGGTCCAGGACGTTAACGACAACGCGCCAGAGATCTCCATCACTCCTATGACGTCCATCACGGCGGGAATCGCCTATATCACGGAGGCTGCATCGCGCGACAGTTTTGTAGCGCTGGTCAGCACCTCTGACATGGACTCGGGAGCTAACGGACAGGTGCACTGTACGCTCTATGGCCACGACCACTTCAGGCTGCAGCAGGCGTACGAGGACAGCTTCATGATAGTGAGTACAAGCCCGTTGGACCGGGAGAAGATCCCTGAGTATAATCTAACAGTGGTGGCAGAGGACTTGGGCTCCCCACCGTTCAGAACCATCACCCAGTACACCATCCGGTTGATGGATgagaatgacaatgcccctgtgttCAGTAAATCGGCGTATGAAGTGGCTGTGGTGGAGAATAACACCCCGGGGGCCTACATCACCACGGTGGTCGCCAGGGACATGGACTTGGGACACAACGGGAAGGTGATCTACAAGCTCGCTGACACCTACATTATGGGCTCCCCGGTGTCTACGTTTGTCTCACTGGACCCCGCGAGCGGCTCCATTTACGCACTCAGGAGCTTCAACTATGAAGTCATGAAACAGCTCGAACTGTGCATCACAGCCAGCGACGGTGGGTCCCCGCCCCTCACCGGAACCGCAAGCATTCATGTCAGGATAGTGGACCAGAATGACAACGCACCTGTCATCAACCAGCCCGCACTAAATAATGGGTCCTCTGAGATTCTGCTGCCCCGGGACGCACCCTCAGGCTACGTCATCACCCGGGTGGAGGCGCGAGATGCTGATGAGGGCGTGAACGCAGAGTTGTCCTATAGACTGGCATCTGGAGAGGGTTCCGTGTTCTCCGTTAACAAGGCCACCGGAGAGGTCTACCTCAACCGCGAGCTCAGCCACGACGTGGACGAGACCCTGCACATGACCGTCACGGTGAGTGACAATGGGAGACCTGCGCTCACCGCCACCGCTACGCTTCATTTCCTCATCATTGTGGGCGCCCCGCCAAATGACAGGCCGGTGTACTGGGCAGGCAGCGGGGAGGCGGGGGAGCACGCACAGTGGGACCTGTCAGTGGTGATTATTGTCGTTCTGGCGGGGAGCTGCACGCTCCTGCTGTTAGCCATCATCCTCATCGCCACCACCTGCAACCGCCGGAAACGGGACAAGACTGGAGATGACACAGACTCGTATGGGGAGAAGGAGACTCTGGAAAGGGGCAAGAACATCAGCGACAATCCACTCCTGCCTCTCCATGGAACCATGGGAGGGTTTGAAGCTCACACCTTCTCTAGCCAGCCCGGGTTTACTGGGGGACACACTGGCAGCAGCGACCTGTGCTCCACCtctgaggatgggagagaggcaCCATGCGTCTACGAACCGGACAGCAAACCCAAG GGCTACTCCACTCTGCCCGGCTACGGTAACAGCTACAATAATGGTAAAGAGGCAGTCAGACCAATCACAATCTGGAAGGGCAACTCCTACACCACTATCTCTGCGAGAGACCCCGCGTTCAGCGGGAAGGACAGCGGGAAAGGCGACAGTGACTTTAACGACAGTGACAGTGACATCAGTGGCACCGACCTGAAGAaggagggggtaccggtacacccCATGGGCTGTCACAGTG GTCTATGGGCATGTACCAGTGAGTGTAAGGTTCTGGGCCACTCTGACCGCTGCTGGAGCCCCTCGGCTGTCCGTGCTCACATTGGTCCCTCACTCGTTCCCACCCCCACCAGCCAGACTGTCTCCTCCTTCAACAGCTTTTCCAAGACTGCCTCGCTGCCCCGGGACTCGCTCCGGAGGGATAACTATTACCAGGCACACATCCCCAAAACAACGGGCCTGCAGAGCGTGTATGAGAAGGTACTACATAAGGAATATGACTATGTCCTGGTCACTCCTCCCAGACCCTTGAGAGTTCAGGAGATTAGTGACATCACTATCCCAGTCTATAGTCCCACCACGACACGGTGTCCCAGCAATGAAGTCTAA